A window of Citrus sinensis cultivar Valencia sweet orange chromosome 7, DVS_A1.0, whole genome shotgun sequence contains these coding sequences:
- the LOC102620497 gene encoding uncharacterized protein LOC102620497: MRHLRFITLHVSRNFKSSLQNPRSATNSHLLNRISARDYCTPSQEPSEKVASIVDEISCLSLVEVMDLADVVRNKLGIKEMPNMCVMMPGMGFSVKGATARGGTGTGKAEEKVEKTVFDLKLAGYGAEAKLKVIKEVRGFTGLGLKESKELVEKVPTLLKRGVTKDEADKIVAKLKEVGAQVSME, translated from the coding sequence ATGAGACATTTACGGTTCATTACCCTACACGTGTCCCGAAATTTCAAATCCTCCCTTCAAAACCCTAGAAGTGCCACGAACAGTCATCTCCTTAATCGAATTTCGGCACGTGATTATTGCACTCCTTCACAAGAACCGTCGGAGAAGGTTGCCTCAATCGTCGACGAAATATCATGCCTCAGTCTGGTCGAAGTTATGGACCTGGCCGATGTCGTGCGGAACAAATTGGGAATTAAGGAAATGCCGAACATGTGCGTAATGATGCCCGGAATGGGGTTTTCCGTGAAGGGCGCCACCGCGAGAGGAGGAACTGGGACCGGAAAGGCAGAGGAGAAAGTAGAGAAGACGGTGTTCGATTTGAAGCTGGCAGGGTATGGTGCTGAGGCGAAGCTTAAGGTGATTAAGGAAGTTAGAGGGTTTACGGGTTTGGGGCTGAAAGAGTCTAAAGAGTTGGTAGAGAAAGTTCCCACTTTGTTGAAAAGGGGCGTTACCAAAGACGAGGCTGACAAAATTGTTGCTAAACTGAAGGAAGTTGGCGCTCAAGTCTCCATGGAGTGA
- the LOC102619749 gene encoding uncharacterized protein LOC102619749 isoform X2, translating to MRSEGCHLKASLLDYLLILVTAVVLQGLGTVAVAVPRSKCYALDNSSRIVDFSSWIGLPFEYEDKDSDLVVRFCKDVERRSQMGYVDFGRFDGFNGFVAGSGHVDFVQGFYNGDLLKCEDSYDKRGRTAQVNIICGNCSNGQCKGGFGCICRVTYESSCRAFVELAIPCEKPGPRVFEGFTVGFNPRSSEIVYNGMTQIGFQRSHHEFSFRTEQINVALYISAIASVSTLVRKPSFKVSPEKGLNVKLSGSGATGSPPTTLSPTVLIVDWRCEKAHSMPFGVNITIPIEGYEPVQFFLTKMCEYRQDQGGDSARGWATFGVISCIFIVASTLFCCGGFIYKTRVEQVHGIDALPGMTILSACLETDDIIRFKRYRLV from the exons ATGAGAAGTGAAGGATGCCATTTGAAGGCGAGCTTATTGGATTACTTATTGATATTAGTCACCG CTGTTGTTTTACAGGGACTTGGAACTGTCGCAGTTGCAGTTCCGAGATCCAAGTGCTACGCTCTCGATAATTCCAGTCGCATTGTTGATTTC AGTAGCTGGATTGGGTTGCCTTTTGAGTATGAAGATAAG GACTCGGATTTGGTGGTTCGATTTTGCAAAGATGTGGAGCGTAGATCTCAAATG GGATATGTAGATTTTGGTCGATTTGATGGATTCAACGGCTTTGTGGCTGGTTCAGGCCATGTTGACTTTGTTCAA GGGTTTTACAATGGTGACCTTCTGAAGTGTGAAGACAGTTATGATAAAAGGGGACGTACAGCACAG GTAAATATTATTTGCGGGAATTGTTCAAATGGACAATGCAAAG GTGGATTCGGATGCATTTGCCGTGTTACTTATGAGTCAAGTTGCAG AGCTTTTGTCGAACTTGCCATTCCATGTGAGAAACCAGGTCCACGGGTTTTTGAGGGCTTTACTGTTGGTTTTAATCCCCGATCATCAGAAATT GTTTACAATGGCATGACTCAAATAGGTTTTCAAAGGTCTCACCATGAATTTAG CTTCAGGACCGAACAGATTAACGTGGCCCTTTATATATCTGCAATTGCTTCTGTTTCCACTTTGGTGCGGAAACCGAGTTTCAAG GTTTCTCCAGAAAAAGGCCTCAATGTTAAGTTATCGGGATCTGGGGCAACTGGGAGCCCCCCTACAACTTTGTCTCCCACAGTGTTGATTGTAGATTGGAGAT GTGAGAAGGCCCATAGTATGCCATTTGGAGTTAATATCACCATACCAATAGAGGGTTATGAGCCCGTTCAGTTTTTTCTTACCAAGATGTGTG AATATAGACAGGATCAGGGAGGAGACTCTGCAAGAGGATGGGCAACATTTGGAGTGATATCTTGCAT ATTCATTGTCGCATCAACactattttgttgtggagGTTTCATTTACAAGACACGAGTGGAACAAGTG CATGGGATTGATGCATTGCCAGGCATGACAATTCTTTCAGCGTGTTTGGAAACT GATGATATTATCAGGTTTAAACGGTATAGGCTTGTCTGA
- the LOC102620208 gene encoding peroxidase 72 yields the protein MAQLMIFLIAFSLLAFAPLCFCGKSSSGYLYPQFYDHSCPKAQEIVKCIVAKAVAKETRMAASLLRLHFHDCFVKGCDASILLDNSGSIISEKRSNPNRNSARGFEVIDEIKSALEKECPQTVSCADILALAARDSTVLTGGPSWEVPLGRRDSKGASLSGSNNDIPAPNNTFQTILTKFKLQGLDIVDLVALSGSHTIGNARCTSFRQRLYNQSGNGQPDNTLDQSYAAQLRIGCPRSGGDQNLFFLDFVSPTKFDNSYFKNILASKGLLNSDQVLSTKNEASMELVKKYAENNDLFFQQFAKSMVKMGNISPLTGNRGEIRRNCRRIN from the exons ATGGCTCAGCTTATGATCTTTCTCATTGCTTTTTCTCTCCTTGCCTTTGCCCCTCTTTGCTTCTGTGGCAAGTCCTCCAGTGGTTACCTCTACCCACAGTTTTATGACCATTCCTGCCCAAAAGCTCAAGAGATAGTGAAGTGCATTGTAGCCAAGGCTGTTGCAAAAGAAACCCGCATGGCTGCTTCATTGCTTAGACTCCATTTCCATGACTGTTTTGTCAAG GGTTGTGATGCATCAATATTACTAGACAACAGTGGCAGTATAATCAGTGAGAAGAGGTCGAATCCCAATAGGAACTCTGCAAGAGGATTTGAAGTCATTGATGAGATCAAGTCTGCTTTAGAGAAGGAGTGCCCTCAGACGGTTTCCTGTGCTGATATTTTGGCTCTGGCTGCTAGAGATTCCACTGTTTTG ACTGGTGGACCAAGCTGGGAGGTGCCATTGGGAAGAAGAGACTCCAAAGGTGCAAGCTTGAGTGGCTCAAACAACGACATTCCAGCTCCAAACAACACTTTCCAAACTATTCTAACCAAGTTCAAGTTGCAAGGACTTGACATTGTCGATCTTGTAGCACTATCTG GGAGCCACACAATCGGAAATGCTCGTTGCACTAGCTTCAGGCAGAGACTATACAACCAATCCGGCAACGGTCAACCGGACAACACTCTTGACCAATCATATGCTGCCCAATTGCGAATAGGGTGCCCGAGATCCGGTGGTGACCAgaacttatttttcttggacTTTGTCAGTCCAACGAAGTTTGATAACAGCTACTTCAAGAATATATTAGCTTCAAAGGGCCTGTTGAACTCCGACCAAGTTCTCTCAACAAAGAACGAGGCATCAATGGAACTTGTGAAGAAATATGCCGAGAATAATGACCTTTTCTTTCAGCAATTTGCCAAGTCCATGGTTAAGATGGGTAACATCTCTCCATTGACTGGTAACAGGGGAGAAATCAGAAGAAACTGCAGGAGGATTAATTAA
- the LOC102621147 gene encoding folate transporter 1, chloroplastic isoform X2 codes for MSELKSGQWQWENATAGAIAGFATVAAMHPLDVVRTRFQVNDGRVSNLPTYKNTAHAILTISRLEGLRGLYAGFSPAVLGSTLSWGLYFFFYGRAKQRYSKNGKEKLNTGHHLASSAEAGALVCLCTNPVWLVKTRLQLQTPLHQTRLYSGLYDALTTIMKEEGWSGLYKGIVPSLFLVSHGAIQFTVYEELRKVIVDFKSKRRKQNPDRANNLLNSADYAILGGSSKIAAMLLTYPFQVIRARLQQRPSGNGIPRYVDSWHVIRETARFEGLRGFYRGITPNLLKNVPASSITFIVYENVLNFLKKARKTN; via the exons ATGTCAGAGTTAAAGTCAGGACAATGGCAATGGGAAAATGCCACTGCCGGCGCCATTGCAGGCTTCGCCACCGTCGCGGCTATGCACCCTCTCGACGTCGTCCGTACTAGGTTCCAAg TTAACGATGGTCGAGTATCGAATCTCCCAACTTACAAGAACACGGCTCATGCTATTTTAACCATTTCTCGCTTGGAG GGTCTGAGAGGGCTTTATGCTGGCTTTTCTCCTGCAGTTCTTGGCTCAACTCTTTCTTGGGGTTTATATTTCTTCTT TTATGGCAGAGCCAAGCAAAGGTATTCTAAAAATGGGAAGGAAAAGCTGAACACTGGTCATCATCTAGCTTCTTCTGCTGAAGCTGGAGCTTTG GTTTGTTTGTGCACGAATCCTGTTTGGCTTGTAAAAACAAGATTACAGCTTCAGACGCCTCTTCATCAAACTCGACTGTATTCTGGGCTCTATG ATGCCTTAACCACCATAATGAAAGAGGAAGGATGGAGTGGCCTCTATAAAGGGATTGTCCCGAGTCTTTTTCTG GTTTCTCATGGGGCTATTCAATTTACAGTTTATGAGGAACTTCGTAAAGTTATTGTGGACTTCAAGTCTAAACGAAGGAAACAAAATCCTGACAGGGCTAATAATTTATTG AATTCAGCTGATTATGCTATACTTGGGGGCTCTTCTAAAATTGCCGCAATGCTTCTGACATACCCATTTCAG GTTATTCGTGCTCGATTGCAG CAAAGACCCAGTGGCAATGGAATTCCGAGATATGTGGATAGCTGGCATGTTATCAGGGAAACTGCAAG GTTTGAAGGCCTTCGAGGTTTTTACAGGGGCATCACACCAAACCTTTTGAAAAATGTCCCTGCTTCTTCGATAACGTTTATCGTGTATGAGAATGTCCTAAATTTTCTAAAGAAGGCCCGAAAGACCAACTGA
- the LOC102619749 gene encoding uncharacterized protein LOC102619749 isoform X1, giving the protein MRSEGCHLKASLLDYLLILVTAVVLQGLGTVAVAVPRSKCYALDNSSRIVDFSSWIGLPFEYEDKDSDLVVRFCKDVERRSQMGYVDFGRFDGFNGFVAGSGHVDFVQGFYNGDLLKCEDSYDKRGRTAQVNIICGNCSNGQCKGGFGCICRVTYESSCRAFVELAIPCEKPGPRVFEGFTVGFNPRSSEIVYNGMTQIGFQRSHHEFSFRTEQINVALYISAIASVSTLVRKPSFKVSPEKGLNVKLSGSGATGSPPTTLSPTVLIVDWRCEKAHSMPFGVNITIPIEGYEPVQFFLTKMCEYRQDQGGDSARGWATFGVISCIFIVASTLFCCGGFIYKTRVEQVHGIDALPGMTILSACLETVSGAGQSYSRAEDLNGGFRNEASWEHHPAAAQGTRTTSERKYGSI; this is encoded by the exons ATGAGAAGTGAAGGATGCCATTTGAAGGCGAGCTTATTGGATTACTTATTGATATTAGTCACCG CTGTTGTTTTACAGGGACTTGGAACTGTCGCAGTTGCAGTTCCGAGATCCAAGTGCTACGCTCTCGATAATTCCAGTCGCATTGTTGATTTC AGTAGCTGGATTGGGTTGCCTTTTGAGTATGAAGATAAG GACTCGGATTTGGTGGTTCGATTTTGCAAAGATGTGGAGCGTAGATCTCAAATG GGATATGTAGATTTTGGTCGATTTGATGGATTCAACGGCTTTGTGGCTGGTTCAGGCCATGTTGACTTTGTTCAA GGGTTTTACAATGGTGACCTTCTGAAGTGTGAAGACAGTTATGATAAAAGGGGACGTACAGCACAG GTAAATATTATTTGCGGGAATTGTTCAAATGGACAATGCAAAG GTGGATTCGGATGCATTTGCCGTGTTACTTATGAGTCAAGTTGCAG AGCTTTTGTCGAACTTGCCATTCCATGTGAGAAACCAGGTCCACGGGTTTTTGAGGGCTTTACTGTTGGTTTTAATCCCCGATCATCAGAAATT GTTTACAATGGCATGACTCAAATAGGTTTTCAAAGGTCTCACCATGAATTTAG CTTCAGGACCGAACAGATTAACGTGGCCCTTTATATATCTGCAATTGCTTCTGTTTCCACTTTGGTGCGGAAACCGAGTTTCAAG GTTTCTCCAGAAAAAGGCCTCAATGTTAAGTTATCGGGATCTGGGGCAACTGGGAGCCCCCCTACAACTTTGTCTCCCACAGTGTTGATTGTAGATTGGAGAT GTGAGAAGGCCCATAGTATGCCATTTGGAGTTAATATCACCATACCAATAGAGGGTTATGAGCCCGTTCAGTTTTTTCTTACCAAGATGTGTG AATATAGACAGGATCAGGGAGGAGACTCTGCAAGAGGATGGGCAACATTTGGAGTGATATCTTGCAT ATTCATTGTCGCATCAACactattttgttgtggagGTTTCATTTACAAGACACGAGTGGAACAAGTG CATGGGATTGATGCATTGCCAGGCATGACAATTCTTTCAGCGTGTTTGGAAACT GTGAGTGGAGCAGGACAAAGCTACTCGCGAGCAGAAGATCTGAACGGTGGCTTTAGGAATGAAGCCTCGTGGGAGCACCACCCTGCTGCTGCTCAAGGAACACGGACAACAAGTGAAAGAAAATATGGTTCAATTTGA
- the LOC102622195 gene encoding probable ubiquitin-conjugating enzyme E2 16 isoform X1: MSGSSTTTRKALSKIACNRLQKELAEWQVNPPSGFKHKATDNLQRWVIEVNGAPGTLYANETYQLQVEFPEHYPMEAPQVIFLHPSPLHPHVYSNGHICLDILYDSWSPAMTVSSICISILSMLSSSTVKQRPEDNDRYVKNCRNGRSPKETRWWFHDDKV; the protein is encoded by the exons ATGTCTGGCTCGTCCACCACCACTCGCAAG GCTCTGAGTAAGATTGCTTGCAATCGCCTTCAGAAAGAGCTTGCGGAGTGGCAGGTCAACCCACCTTCTGGTTTCAAACATAAGGCCACCGATAATCTCCAAAG GTGGGTTATTGAAGTAAATGGAGCTCCAGGGACCCTCTACGCTAATGAAACCTACCAACTTCAGGTTGAGTTTCCCGAACATTACCCCATGGAGGCCCCTCAG GTCATTTTTCTTCATCCCTCTCCTCTTCATCCTCACGTTTACAGCAATGGTCATATTTGCTTAg ATATCCTGTACGATTCATGGTCCCCAGCAATGACCGTTAGTTCCATTTGTATCAGTATTCTCTCCATGCTATCAAGCTCCACTGTAAAG CAACGTCCTGAAGATAACGACCGCTATGTGAAGAACTGCAGAAATGGCCGATCTCCTAAGGAGACTAGGTGGTGGTTCCATGATGATAAAGTGTAA
- the LOC102621604 gene encoding uncharacterized protein LOC102621604: MLKKKWHMDARCRTRDRSSCCSTSWVPRIMVFMAPPNHFLRQLVFLLQVYADKYQESGFTGAFNFYRAMDLNWELLAAREGTKVTIAMKFIVGDKDIGFESNGTREYITRDVFKRYIPNLEVVILDGHHFIQQERAQEVSNETLSFASFQDIE; the protein is encoded by the exons atgttgaaaaaaaaatggcataTGGATGCACGTTGCAGAACAAGGGACAGGTCCTCTTGTTGTTCTACTTCATGGGTTCCCAGAATTATGGTATTCATGGCGCCACCAAATCACTTTCTTCGCCAATTAGTATTCTTACTCCAGGTCTATGCTGACAAGTATCAAGAATCTGGCTTCACTGGTGCTTTCAACTTCTACCGTGCTATGGACCT GAACTGGGAACTTCTTGCAGCACGGGAGGGAACAAAAGTTACCATTGCAATGAAATTTATAGTGGGTGACAAGGATATAGGTTTTGAATCCAATGGTACGAGAGAATATATAACAAGAGATGTTTTCAAGAGATACATTCCTAACCTTGAAGTTGTTATTCTAGACGGTCACCATTTCATCCAACAAGAAAGAGCTCAAGAGGTCTCCAACGAAACCCTTTCCTTTGCAAGTTTTCAGGACATCGAGTAG
- the LOC102622195 gene encoding probable ubiquitin-conjugating enzyme E2 16 isoform X2: MSGSSTTTRKKELAEWQVNPPSGFKHKATDNLQRWVIEVNGAPGTLYANETYQLQVEFPEHYPMEAPQVIFLHPSPLHPHVYSNGHICLDILYDSWSPAMTVSSICISILSMLSSSTVKQRPEDNDRYVKNCRNGRSPKETRWWFHDDKV; the protein is encoded by the exons ATGTCTGGCTCGTCCACCACCACTCGCAAG AAAGAGCTTGCGGAGTGGCAGGTCAACCCACCTTCTGGTTTCAAACATAAGGCCACCGATAATCTCCAAAG GTGGGTTATTGAAGTAAATGGAGCTCCAGGGACCCTCTACGCTAATGAAACCTACCAACTTCAGGTTGAGTTTCCCGAACATTACCCCATGGAGGCCCCTCAG GTCATTTTTCTTCATCCCTCTCCTCTTCATCCTCACGTTTACAGCAATGGTCATATTTGCTTAg ATATCCTGTACGATTCATGGTCCCCAGCAATGACCGTTAGTTCCATTTGTATCAGTATTCTCTCCATGCTATCAAGCTCCACTGTAAAG CAACGTCCTGAAGATAACGACCGCTATGTGAAGAACTGCAGAAATGGCCGATCTCCTAAGGAGACTAGGTGGTGGTTCCATGATGATAAAGTGTAA
- the LOC102621147 gene encoding folate transporter 1, chloroplastic isoform X1: MSELKSGQWQWENATAGAIAGFATVAAMHPLDVVRTRFQVNDGRVSNLPTYKNTAHAILTISRLEGLRGLYAGFSPAVLGSTLSWGLYFFFYGRAKQRYSKNGKEKLNTGHHLASSAEAGALVCLCTNPVWLVKTRLQLQTPLHQTRLYSGLYDALTTIMKEEGWSGLYKGIVPSLFLQVSHGAIQFTVYEELRKVIVDFKSKRRKQNPDRANNLLNSADYAILGGSSKIAAMLLTYPFQVIRARLQQRPSGNGIPRYVDSWHVIRETARFEGLRGFYRGITPNLLKNVPASSITFIVYENVLNFLKKARKTN, encoded by the exons ATGTCAGAGTTAAAGTCAGGACAATGGCAATGGGAAAATGCCACTGCCGGCGCCATTGCAGGCTTCGCCACCGTCGCGGCTATGCACCCTCTCGACGTCGTCCGTACTAGGTTCCAAg TTAACGATGGTCGAGTATCGAATCTCCCAACTTACAAGAACACGGCTCATGCTATTTTAACCATTTCTCGCTTGGAG GGTCTGAGAGGGCTTTATGCTGGCTTTTCTCCTGCAGTTCTTGGCTCAACTCTTTCTTGGGGTTTATATTTCTTCTT TTATGGCAGAGCCAAGCAAAGGTATTCTAAAAATGGGAAGGAAAAGCTGAACACTGGTCATCATCTAGCTTCTTCTGCTGAAGCTGGAGCTTTG GTTTGTTTGTGCACGAATCCTGTTTGGCTTGTAAAAACAAGATTACAGCTTCAGACGCCTCTTCATCAAACTCGACTGTATTCTGGGCTCTATG ATGCCTTAACCACCATAATGAAAGAGGAAGGATGGAGTGGCCTCTATAAAGGGATTGTCCCGAGTCTTTTTCTG cAGGTTTCTCATGGGGCTATTCAATTTACAGTTTATGAGGAACTTCGTAAAGTTATTGTGGACTTCAAGTCTAAACGAAGGAAACAAAATCCTGACAGGGCTAATAATTTATTG AATTCAGCTGATTATGCTATACTTGGGGGCTCTTCTAAAATTGCCGCAATGCTTCTGACATACCCATTTCAG GTTATTCGTGCTCGATTGCAG CAAAGACCCAGTGGCAATGGAATTCCGAGATATGTGGATAGCTGGCATGTTATCAGGGAAACTGCAAG GTTTGAAGGCCTTCGAGGTTTTTACAGGGGCATCACACCAAACCTTTTGAAAAATGTCCCTGCTTCTTCGATAACGTTTATCGTGTATGAGAATGTCCTAAATTTTCTAAAGAAGGCCCGAAAGACCAACTGA